In Dyadobacter subterraneus, a single genomic region encodes these proteins:
- a CDS encoding GntR family transcriptional regulator has translation MSQTNKNINTWFMDVFSIEKTSPTPTYQQLVNVVSSAVKENILKQGDRLPSINQLSAHYQVSRATIEKALENLKKRGIVQSAPYKGFFVAENLRLEKHKILLLFNNQGSVNDLIYKSFLRRVGSNVQVDCLVYNNNAGLFNHMAKMKSCDTDFVVIPQIADDFENLFNNIMNLPGEKLSMLEKYVEKLSG, from the coding sequence ATGAGCCAAACCAATAAAAATATCAATACCTGGTTTATGGATGTGTTTTCCATCGAAAAGACCTCGCCAACGCCAACCTATCAGCAGCTGGTCAATGTGGTATCCAGTGCAGTAAAAGAAAATATTTTGAAGCAAGGCGACAGACTTCCTTCCATTAACCAGCTGAGTGCTCACTACCAGGTTTCGAGAGCGACGATAGAGAAAGCGCTGGAAAATTTAAAGAAAAGGGGAATTGTTCAATCAGCACCTTATAAAGGTTTTTTTGTAGCCGAAAATCTTAGACTTGAAAAGCATAAGATACTCTTGTTGTTTAATAATCAGGGTTCTGTTAATGATTTGATTTACAAGTCATTTCTCAGACGCGTAGGTTCAAACGTTCAGGTTGATTGTCTGGTTTACAATAACAATGCAGGACTTTTTAACCATATGGCAAAAATGAAATCCTGCGACACTGATTTTGTTGTAATTCCTCAAATTGCAGATGATTTTGAAAATCTGTTCAACAATATTATGAATCTGCCCGGGGAGAAATTATCTATGCTGGAAAAGTATGTTGAAAAATTATCGGGATAG
- a CDS encoding sensor histidine kinase, translated as MYSGKSKNGLTIFVHVMVWILLGFILLFFPPLTWDIKVPNSFWIKQTLNILILACVFYFNALYMAPKFLFLEKRTVFITWFIAIWIFVLLIARIIEINLHVMEEMAALSHDKKLKSTFFPDLYLSIVTLLVLVISTAIAGAQRWQANEKKHEMIEKRQIASELALLKAQINPHFFFNTLNNIYSLTYSDIPLSREAILKLSRMMRYVLYNTLQDKAMLSQEISFINDYIELMKLRLHAQTTLDFNPPVSDHDYSLAPMLLLPFIENAFKHGTSSLEKTRISIDLGVDKGSLSLRVFNHIQNENVSEDLSSGGIGLVNTKRRLDLLYPDRYKLDIEENIEKGTYQVDLQIDLWLINA; from the coding sequence ATGTACTCAGGAAAATCAAAAAATGGTTTGACCATTTTTGTGCACGTAATGGTTTGGATCCTGCTTGGGTTCATTCTACTTTTTTTTCCACCGCTCACCTGGGACATTAAAGTCCCCAATTCTTTCTGGATCAAGCAGACGTTGAATATTCTTATTTTGGCATGTGTGTTTTATTTTAATGCACTTTACATGGCTCCAAAATTTCTTTTTCTGGAAAAACGGACCGTATTCATCACCTGGTTTATTGCCATTTGGATTTTCGTGTTACTGATTGCAAGAATCATTGAAATCAATCTTCATGTCATGGAAGAAATGGCAGCTTTATCTCACGATAAAAAGTTAAAAAGTACTTTTTTCCCTGACTTATATCTTTCCATTGTTACGCTTTTAGTGTTGGTCATCAGCACAGCCATCGCCGGTGCCCAGAGGTGGCAAGCCAATGAGAAAAAGCACGAGATGATTGAAAAACGGCAGATTGCATCAGAACTTGCCTTATTAAAAGCCCAGATCAATCCTCATTTTTTCTTCAATACACTTAATAATATTTATTCGCTGACGTATTCGGACATTCCATTGTCCAGAGAAGCTATTTTAAAACTTTCCCGGATGATGCGCTACGTGTTGTATAATACCTTACAGGATAAGGCGATGCTGAGCCAGGAAATTTCCTTTATCAATGACTATATTGAACTCATGAAATTACGTCTGCATGCACAAACAACGCTGGACTTTAATCCTCCTGTCTCGGATCATGATTATTCACTTGCGCCGATGCTGCTGCTTCCTTTTATTGAAAATGCGTTCAAACATGGAACGAGTTCACTTGAAAAAACCCGGATTTCCATTGACCTTGGCGTGGATAAAGGCAGTTTATCGCTCAGAGTATTTAACCATATTCAGAATGAAAATGTATCTGAGGATTTATCAAGTGGTGGAATTGGTTTGGTCAATACAAAACGAAGACTTGATTTACTCTATCCCGATCGCTATAAACTAGACATTGAAGAGAACATAGAAAAAGGTACTTATCAGGTTGATTTACAGATTGATTTGTGGTTAATAAACGCATAA